A single Chryseobacterium sp. DNA region contains:
- the proS gene encoding proline--tRNA ligase has protein sequence MAKLTSRSEDYSKWYNELVVKADLAENSGVRGCMVIKPYGYAIWEKMRDEMDKKFKETGHVNAYFPLFVPKSLFEAEEKNAEGFAKECAVVTHYRLKTDPNNPHKLIVDPDAKLEEELIVRPTSEAIIWNTYKNWIQSYRDLPILINQWANVVRWEMRTRLFLRTAEFLWQEGHTAHATKDEAVEEAEKMNNVYADFAEKFMAMPVIKGLKTPSERFAGADETYCIEALMQDGKALQAGTSHFLGQNFAKAFDVKFTNKEGKIEHAWATSWGTSTRLMGALIMTHSDDFGLVLPPTLAPIQVVIVPIFKGDEQLNQISEVALDIQAKLKAKGISVKFDNDTQNKPGWKFAEYELKGVPVRIAIGPKDLENKSVEIARRDNLTKEVRSIEGLDAYIEELLKTIQEDIYNKALNFRENNITKVDTYEEFKKVLEEKGGFIYAHWDGTAEEEEQIKEETKATIRCIPLNDDLEEGISLISGKPSKRRVLFAKAY, from the coding sequence ATGGCAAAATTAACCTCAAGAAGCGAAGATTACAGCAAATGGTATAATGAGCTGGTTGTAAAAGCTGACTTAGCTGAAAATTCAGGAGTACGTGGGTGTATGGTCATCAAACCATACGGCTATGCAATCTGGGAAAAAATGCGTGATGAAATGGATAAAAAATTCAAGGAGACAGGTCACGTTAATGCATACTTCCCGCTTTTTGTGCCCAAAAGCTTGTTTGAGGCCGAGGAAAAAAATGCAGAGGGTTTTGCTAAAGAATGTGCCGTAGTAACACACTACAGATTAAAAACAGATCCAAATAATCCTCATAAGCTGATTGTAGATCCGGATGCCAAGCTTGAAGAAGAGCTTATTGTACGTCCTACTTCTGAAGCGATCATCTGGAATACGTATAAAAACTGGATTCAATCTTACAGAGATTTACCGATTCTTATTAACCAGTGGGCAAATGTTGTGCGTTGGGAGATGAGAACCCGTCTGTTCCTTAGAACAGCAGAATTCTTGTGGCAGGAAGGACATACCGCCCACGCTACAAAAGACGAAGCGGTTGAAGAAGCTGAAAAGATGAATAATGTATATGCTGACTTCGCAGAAAAGTTCATGGCAATGCCCGTTATTAAAGGTTTAAAAACTCCGTCTGAGAGATTTGCAGGAGCAGATGAAACCTATTGTATTGAAGCATTAATGCAGGATGGAAAAGCTCTTCAGGCAGGAACATCTCACTTCCTGGGGCAGAATTTCGCCAAAGCATTTGACGTAAAATTCACCAATAAAGAAGGAAAAATAGAACATGCATGGGCTACATCCTGGGGAACATCTACCCGTCTGATGGGAGCTTTGATTATGACACACTCTGATGATTTCGGATTGGTACTGCCTCCAACATTGGCTCCGATTCAGGTAGTGATCGTTCCAATTTTCAAGGGAGACGAACAGCTTAACCAGATCAGTGAGGTTGCCTTAGATATTCAGGCTAAACTGAAAGCTAAGGGAATTTCCGTGAAATTTGATAATGATACACAGAACAAACCAGGCTGGAAATTTGCAGAATATGAATTGAAAGGAGTTCCTGTAAGAATTGCTATCGGACCAAAAGATTTGGAGAATAAGTCTGTTGAAATCGCAAGAAGAGACAATCTTACTAAAGAAGTGCGCTCTATCGAAGGCTTAGATGCATATATCGAAGAATTATTGAAAACCATTCAGGAAGACATTTACAATAAAGCTTTAAACTTCAGAGAAAACAATATCACAAAAGTGGATACTTATGAAGAGTTTAAAAAAGTTTTAGAAGAAAAAGGAGGTTTTATTTATGCACACTGGGACGGTACAGCCGAAGAAGAAGAGCAGATCAAAGAAGAAACCAAGGCTACCATCAGATGTATTCCTTTGAATGATGACCTAGAAGAGGGTATTTCACTTATCTCCGGAAAACCTTCTAAGAGACGTGTATTATTCGCAAAAGCGTATTAA
- a CDS encoding prolyl-tRNA synthetase translates to MKRNIHKNLLGLLRSKGILAVSGGLLLMSCGAQMGGYSETDGVYYDPNKDTLPEGVIINGSGNRVGEYYDYYQDSNVIQNAQENSRDQQNKYNDWNGTNWNTSATDSDWGAFAGSQTNYYDNSWGWGSPWGWYGGYSPYWGWNRGWNMGLSWGWGGSFGWGWGGSIGWGSPYLGYSPYWGGYYDPFWGGYYGNPYWGYGGYWGNSYYRPAYRRSGADGRGFVGNSGLTNNVYRPSTTGGFRNSGTSGFRDANSNTNGGFRQGNSGGFRQGGSNGGFRQGNSGGFRNSSSGGFRNAAPQSRPDYNYQQPRYNNNGGFRSNDSGGFRSSGGFNSGGGGFRGGSGSGGGMRSGGSGGFR, encoded by the coding sequence ATGAAAAGAAATATACATAAAAATTTGCTTGGTCTGCTAAGATCTAAAGGGATATTGGCAGTTTCAGGCGGATTATTGCTTATGTCTTGTGGTGCTCAGATGGGAGGGTATAGCGAGACAGACGGGGTTTATTATGACCCTAATAAGGATACGCTGCCAGAAGGAGTAATCATTAATGGTAGCGGAAACAGAGTAGGCGAATATTATGACTACTATCAGGATTCTAATGTGATCCAAAATGCACAGGAGAATTCAAGAGACCAACAAAATAAATATAACGACTGGAACGGAACCAACTGGAATACCAGCGCCACAGATTCTGACTGGGGGGCTTTTGCCGGTTCTCAGACTAATTATTATGACAATTCATGGGGCTGGGGATCTCCCTGGGGCTGGTACGGTGGTTATAGCCCATATTGGGGCTGGAACCGAGGCTGGAATATGGGACTATCCTGGGGCTGGGGCGGATCTTTCGGCTGGGGCTGGGGAGGTTCTATCGGATGGGGAAGCCCATACTTGGGATATTCTCCTTACTGGGGTGGATACTATGACCCGTTCTGGGGTGGATATTATGGCAACCCTTATTGGGGATACGGAGGATACTGGGGTAATAGTTACTACAGACCTGCCTACAGAAGAAGCGGTGCTGACGGAAGAGGATTTGTTGGAAATTCTGGGTTAACTAATAATGTTTACAGACCGAGTACAACCGGCGGATTCCGAAACAGTGGAACAAGCGGATTCAGAGATGCCAACAGCAATACCAATGGAGGTTTCAGACAGGGGAATTCAGGTGGTTTCAGACAAGGAGGCTCTAATGGAGGCTTCAGACAAGGAAACTCAGGCGGATTTAGAAATTCATCATCCGGAGGATTCCGTAATGCTGCTCCTCAGTCAAGACCAGATTACAATTATCAACAGCCTAGATATAATAACAACGGAGGTTTCAGATCGAATGATTCGGGAGGCTTCAGATCAAGTGGCGGCTTCAACTCAGGAGGCGGAGGCTTCAGAGGTGGATCCGGCAGCGGTGGCGGAATGAGATCCGGCGGTAGCGGAGGCTTCAGGTAA
- a CDS encoding hemin receptor, whose translation MSISAAFFAQAQDVSVIRNTVDVYSSTPMVGSAKFNAMAGANGALGGDANSLLTNPAGLGVAISGEISGTLSVAGNKNSSSWAGSTIDYNKTKTDLGNVGGIIAFPLMTETAWKFINIGINYSNQSIDNYVESAGNNNMIYDFDTNKSSAFAGHAYNRYGHLSKMSFGVGANYNHNFYVGAGLNFLSTSIDQYDTAAFRSVQNNTMEYFSKQNTPFFERSSGFSASLGVIGKLSPNFRLGAALETPTFWTIDRDYNYYNDASSGDGVGYENRKLTTPLKATVSAAFVASKNFSLNVDYTLGLTKPDYKVYGSAERELNSFFKDNYKNLSELRLGAEYRVQQFRLRGGYSYISSPMDAIAISSYNDAGIVQENQSYSNLMLSDRNLLSFGIGYDFKSFYIDASYQNITSTYNNPFLRGVLSDQVDSAYYSPTNIVSSNAYAVSSVKNTRNNFFLTLGWKF comes from the coding sequence ATGAGTATTTCAGCGGCTTTCTTTGCGCAGGCACAGGATGTTTCCGTGATAAGAAATACTGTAGATGTTTATTCCAGTACTCCTATGGTGGGATCGGCTAAGTTTAATGCGATGGCAGGTGCTAACGGAGCATTGGGAGGAGATGCCAACTCGCTGCTTACCAACCCGGCAGGTTTAGGAGTTGCTATCTCCGGAGAGATTTCAGGAACTTTATCCGTTGCTGGTAACAAAAACAGCAGCTCTTGGGCGGGTTCTACGATTGATTATAACAAAACGAAGACGGATCTAGGAAATGTAGGTGGAATTATTGCTTTTCCGCTGATGACTGAAACTGCATGGAAGTTTATCAACATAGGGATTAATTATTCCAATCAGTCTATTGATAATTATGTAGAATCGGCCGGGAATAATAATATGATTTATGATTTTGATACTAACAAAAGTTCAGCATTTGCGGGACATGCTTACAACAGATACGGTCATTTGTCAAAAATGAGTTTTGGTGTAGGAGCCAACTACAATCATAATTTCTATGTTGGAGCAGGTCTTAACTTTTTGAGTACTTCAATAGACCAATATGATACAGCAGCTTTCCGATCGGTTCAGAATAATACCATGGAATATTTCAGTAAGCAAAATACTCCGTTTTTTGAAAGGTCTTCAGGTTTTTCTGCTTCATTAGGGGTTATTGGGAAACTAAGTCCTAACTTCAGACTGGGAGCAGCCCTTGAAACACCTACTTTCTGGACCATAGACAGAGATTATAATTATTATAATGATGCCAGTTCAGGAGATGGAGTAGGATATGAAAACAGAAAACTAACGACACCACTTAAGGCAACGGTAAGTGCTGCGTTTGTAGCCAGTAAGAATTTCTCATTGAACGTAGACTATACACTGGGACTTACAAAACCGGACTATAAAGTATACGGGTCCGCGGAAAGAGAATTGAACAGCTTCTTTAAGGATAATTACAAGAACTTATCAGAGCTTAGATTGGGTGCCGAATATAGAGTGCAGCAGTTTAGACTGAGAGGTGGTTATTCTTATATTTCCAGTCCTATGGATGCTATTGCCATCAGCAGCTATAACGATGCCGGTATTGTACAGGAAAATCAGTCGTACAGCAATCTTATGTTAAGTGACAGAAACCTTCTTTCATTTGGTATAGGATATGATTTCAAATCGTTCTATATTGATGCTTCTTACCAAAATATAACCTCAACGTACAATAATCCTTTCTTGAGAGGTGTGCTTTCAGATCAGGTAGATTCTGCCTATTACTCACCAACGAATATTGTAAGCAGTAACGCTTATGCTGTTTCCAGTGTGAAAAATACCAGAAATAATTTCTTCCTTACATTGGGGTGGAAATTCTAA
- a CDS encoding ZIP family metal transporter → MTVLLLILSVIAGVFLGKYFGKKEKLAKNLLILSAGFLITICLNEVFPQVYTSTAGSNIGIFVIAGVLLQMILEALTKGFEHGHFHHHNEHNILPVALMVGLFIHAFIEGIPLANEKHELSPYLLGIVFHNLPISFILGAFLFNRKEESKSKSSYPSLLIVALFALASPMGMLLGNYFNPDLQPYFLAIVGGIFLHISSVIIFESNKNHNIDWVKIGLVVLGVSLALFMHLFHHHPH, encoded by the coding sequence ATTACAGTACTTTTACTGATTTTAAGTGTAATCGCAGGCGTATTTCTGGGAAAATACTTCGGTAAAAAAGAAAAGCTGGCTAAAAACCTGCTGATCTTAAGTGCCGGATTCCTGATTACCATATGCCTCAATGAAGTATTTCCACAGGTATATACCTCCACAGCAGGCAGCAATATCGGAATATTCGTTATTGCAGGAGTTCTTCTGCAGATGATTCTTGAAGCACTCACTAAAGGTTTTGAGCATGGGCATTTTCATCATCATAATGAACATAATATCCTTCCTGTTGCTTTAATGGTAGGACTGTTTATTCATGCATTTATTGAAGGGATTCCTCTTGCCAATGAAAAACATGAGCTGTCCCCTTACCTTTTAGGAATTGTATTTCACAATCTCCCAATCTCTTTTATTCTGGGAGCCTTTTTATTCAACCGGAAAGAAGAGTCTAAAAGCAAGTCCTCATATCCTTCTTTATTGATCGTTGCCCTTTTTGCACTAGCCTCTCCAATGGGAATGCTGCTGGGAAATTATTTCAATCCGGATCTACAGCCTTATTTCCTGGCTATTGTTGGAGGAATATTCCTTCATATCTCCTCAGTGATCATTTTTGAAAGCAACAAGAACCACAATATAGACTGGGTAAAAATAGGATTGGTAGTCTTAGGGGTTTCCCTGGCACTTTTTATGCACCTGTTTCATCATCACCCTCATTAA
- a CDS encoding class I SAM-dependent methyltransferase, translated as MEWFESWFDTPYYHLLYSNRDYTEAENFITKLTADLQLPPNSKIIDLACGKGRHSVFLNKLGYDVLGLDLSRQSIESDKQFENQTLIFEVHDMRNPIDADPMDAVFNLFTSFGYFDNENDDKKVFQSVYHALKPGGYFVLDYLNEEYVRKNMVPETVITRGNIDFKILKKIEGRHVIKDIRFETEGKAFHFFEKVKLHTLEAINAYASECGFERIKIWGDYQLNEFDRESSPRCINLFKKK; from the coding sequence ATGGAATGGTTTGAATCTTGGTTTGATACCCCTTATTATCATCTTCTTTATAGCAACAGAGACTATACCGAAGCCGAAAACTTCATTACAAAATTAACTGCGGACCTCCAGCTTCCGCCTAATTCCAAAATCATAGATCTTGCCTGTGGTAAGGGAAGACACTCTGTTTTCCTAAACAAATTAGGGTATGATGTTTTGGGACTGGACCTTTCAAGACAGAGTATTGAATCTGACAAGCAGTTTGAAAATCAGACTTTGATTTTTGAAGTGCATGATATGAGAAACCCGATTGATGCAGATCCTATGGATGCTGTTTTCAATTTATTTACAAGTTTTGGATATTTTGATAATGAAAATGATGATAAAAAGGTTTTTCAGTCGGTTTATCATGCATTAAAGCCGGGAGGATATTTTGTTCTTGATTATTTAAACGAAGAATACGTAAGAAAAAATATGGTTCCTGAAACCGTTATTACCCGTGGCAACATTGATTTTAAAATTCTGAAAAAAATAGAAGGAAGACATGTGATCAAGGACATTCGTTTTGAAACAGAGGGTAAAGCATTTCATTTCTTTGAAAAAGTAAAACTTCATACCCTGGAAGCCATTAATGCATACGCTTCCGAATGTGGCTTTGAAAGAATAAAAATATGGGGAGATTACCAGCTGAATGAATTTGATAGAGAAAGCTCGCCACGTTGTATCAATTTATTTAAGAAAAAATAA
- a CDS encoding THUMP domain-containing protein, producing the protein MDTENLQIQIKTFFGLEQILAEEIRKLGGRNVEIKNRAVNCEGDLGFLYKINYSARTALKVLVPIHQFKAFNQHQFYDRLFQFAWEDFMDVDQSFAIDATVNSETFKHSQFVTLKMKDAIVDYFQEKFKRRPNVETRNPDIKFHLHIDRELIMISLDSSGDPLFKRGYRREQGEAPINEVLASGMLQLAGWDGKGNFLDPMCGSGTLLIEAAMIAMDLPAQIFRRGFAFQNWKNYDADLFAKIKEFRINRVKQFDGKIVGYDIDARMLNAARINVEAAEMEDVIEIKKQNFFDSKKELFPLLMVFNPPYDERISINDDDFYKKVGDTFKTHYPNTLAWLISSDLEAVKKIGLRPSRKIKLFNGKLETRFLQYEMYEGTKKIHKLEGK; encoded by the coding sequence ATGGATACAGAAAATTTACAAATACAGATAAAAACATTCTTCGGACTGGAACAGATTCTGGCAGAAGAAATAAGAAAATTAGGCGGAAGAAACGTTGAAATTAAAAACAGAGCGGTAAATTGTGAGGGAGATCTTGGATTTCTTTATAAGATCAACTATTCTGCGAGAACAGCATTGAAGGTCCTGGTACCGATTCACCAGTTTAAAGCTTTCAACCAGCACCAGTTTTACGACAGGCTATTTCAGTTTGCCTGGGAAGACTTCATGGATGTTGATCAGTCTTTTGCAATAGATGCCACGGTGAATTCTGAAACATTTAAGCATTCACAGTTCGTTACTTTGAAAATGAAGGATGCTATCGTGGATTATTTTCAGGAGAAATTCAAAAGACGTCCGAATGTGGAGACCAGAAATCCGGATATTAAGTTTCATCTTCATATTGACAGAGAACTGATTATGATTTCTCTGGATTCGTCCGGTGATCCTTTATTTAAGAGGGGATATAGAAGAGAACAGGGAGAAGCTCCTATTAATGAGGTGCTTGCCAGCGGAATGCTTCAGCTTGCCGGCTGGGACGGAAAAGGAAACTTCCTTGATCCGATGTGTGGTTCAGGTACATTGCTGATTGAGGCGGCTATGATTGCGATGGATCTTCCGGCTCAGATCTTCAGAAGAGGATTTGCCTTCCAGAACTGGAAAAATTATGATGCTGATCTGTTTGCAAAAATTAAAGAGTTCAGAATCAACAGAGTCAAGCAGTTTGACGGAAAGATTGTAGGATATGATATAGATGCAAGAATGCTGAATGCTGCCAGAATAAATGTTGAAGCTGCAGAAATGGAAGATGTTATCGAAATTAAAAAACAGAATTTCTTTGATTCCAAGAAAGAGCTTTTCCCATTATTGATGGTATTCAACCCTCCATATGATGAGCGGATTTCTATTAATGATGATGATTTCTATAAAAAAGTAGGAGATACCTTCAAAACCCATTATCCGAATACATTGGCATGGCTGATTTCGTCTGATCTGGAAGCCGTTAAAAAAATTGGGCTGCGCCCTTCAAGAAAGATCAAGCTTTTCAACGGAAAGCTGGAAACAAGATTTTTGCAGTATGAAATGTATGAAGGAACGAAGAAAATACATAAATTAGAAGGTAAATAA
- a CDS encoding branched-chain amino acid ABC transporter substrate-binding protein: protein MSWNFFDGVEMLLDGLSLLGSNSDTPKRRHGHSPKKEQGKGKYTEKVSAVCIAAATVLFIIVFKDPLPPEHYIQTLMVASLIGTAISFVLFFVLYVLGHYYFKNFFKLLLFSSSVILFSVSAVLYIYFKTGLFI, encoded by the coding sequence ATGTCCTGGAATTTTTTTGATGGAGTGGAAATGCTTTTAGACGGACTAAGTCTTTTAGGCTCAAATTCGGATACACCAAAGCGAAGGCATGGTCATTCACCGAAGAAAGAGCAAGGAAAAGGGAAGTATACGGAAAAAGTAAGTGCCGTATGTATTGCAGCAGCGACCGTTCTTTTCATAATTGTTTTTAAAGATCCTTTGCCTCCGGAACATTATATTCAGACCCTAATGGTGGCTTCTTTGATCGGAACTGCCATTTCGTTTGTGCTGTTTTTTGTTCTGTATGTACTGGGGCATTATTATTTTAAGAACTTTTTTAAACTGCTGCTTTTCAGCAGTTCCGTTATTTTGTTTTCTGTTTCAGCAGTGTTGTATATCTATTTTAAAACAGGACTATTTATTTAA
- a CDS encoding glycosyltransferase encodes MKPSISIIVAIYNRKDELFELLTSLTQQTDKGFEIIIVDDGSMIDLKPTIRNFEEILDIKYFRKDNSGPGLTRNYGAARAANEWLVFVDSDVIVEKDYIEHIKNDILTIPCDAFGGADKAHKGFNLMQKAISYSMTSVFTTGGIRGSKKAVSKFQPRSFNMGVKKEVFKKVGGFSEMRIGEDPDLSMTLWENGFTTAFFDDIAVYHKRRVDFGKFSKQVYQFGCARPILNQRHPNYVKISFAFPTLFMLGYIMGFFEYFILGRGVILAFYGLYTFLVFFHALLLTKNISIAGMAVISTYIQMFSYGYGFLKSWILLNVFKMKPEEAFPHHYYKK; translated from the coding sequence TTGAAGCCTAGTATTTCCATTATTGTCGCTATTTACAACCGAAAGGATGAACTTTTCGAGTTGCTGACCTCGCTTACCCAACAAACTGATAAAGGGTTTGAAATCATTATTGTGGATGACGGATCGATGATTGATCTTAAACCTACGATCAGGAATTTTGAGGAAATCCTGGATATCAAATATTTCAGAAAAGATAATTCAGGGCCGGGGCTGACAAGAAATTACGGAGCGGCAAGGGCTGCCAATGAGTGGCTGGTTTTTGTGGACAGTGATGTCATTGTAGAGAAAGATTATATTGAACATATTAAAAATGATATTCTGACGATACCTTGTGACGCGTTTGGTGGGGCAGATAAAGCCCATAAAGGGTTTAATCTGATGCAGAAAGCAATTTCCTATTCTATGACTTCCGTTTTTACTACCGGAGGAATAAGGGGAAGCAAGAAAGCGGTGTCAAAATTTCAGCCCAGAAGCTTTAATATGGGAGTAAAAAAAGAGGTCTTTAAGAAAGTGGGTGGATTTTCTGAAATGAGAATAGGAGAGGATCCTGACTTATCGATGACCCTTTGGGAAAATGGATTCACTACTGCCTTCTTTGATGATATTGCTGTGTATCACAAGCGCAGAGTGGATTTTGGGAAATTCTCCAAACAGGTATATCAGTTTGGATGTGCAAGACCGATTCTTAATCAGCGGCATCCTAACTATGTGAAGATTTCTTTTGCATTTCCGACCTTATTCATGTTGGGGTACATTATGGGATTTTTCGAATATTTTATTTTGGGAAGGGGCGTTATTCTTGCTTTTTATGGATTATATACCTTTTTGGTCTTTTTCCATGCGCTGCTTCTGACTAAAAATATAAGTATTGCCGGTATGGCGGTGATTTCCACTTATATTCAAATGTTTTCATATGGATATGGTTTTTTAAAATCATGGATCCTTCTGAACGTTTTTAAAATGAAACCGGAGGAGGCTTTTCCCCATCATTATTATAAAAAATAA
- a CDS encoding aminotransferase class I/II-fold pyridoxal phosphate-dependent enzyme: MENFNAANEIQDLQYFGEFGGVNPSISDSSTYTFLSAKTMFDTFEGNAEGCYLYSRHSSPMNLYLAQALAKLENTESANVTASGMGAITSVLMQLCKSGDHIISSRTIYGGTYAFLKNFLPSFTIESTFVDISNFESIESSIKPNTKVIYCESVSNPLLEVADLRRLSEICKKYGLKLIVDNTFSPLSISPTLLGADIVIHSLTKFINGSSDTVGGVYCGTQEFINDTKNVNSGACMLLGPTMDSFRSASILKNLRTLHIRIKKHSENAMYLAERFEKDGLKISYPGLPSHKNHELMKSMLHEEYGFGGLLTLDAGTTEKANELMELMQEENLGYLAVSLGFYKTLFSCSGKSTSSEIPEEERASIGISDGLIRFSIGLDHDIKRTYHKMKECMLKVGILTHENISIL, translated from the coding sequence ATGGAAAATTTTAATGCAGCCAATGAAATCCAGGATCTTCAGTATTTTGGTGAATTCGGGGGAGTCAATCCTTCTATTTCAGACAGCTCTACCTATACTTTTCTTTCTGCAAAAACAATGTTTGATACTTTTGAAGGAAATGCAGAAGGATGTTACCTGTACTCCAGGCATTCATCTCCTATGAACCTTTATCTGGCGCAGGCCCTTGCCAAATTGGAAAATACGGAATCAGCCAATGTAACCGCTTCCGGAATGGGTGCGATCACCTCTGTTTTGATGCAGCTATGCAAAAGCGGCGATCATATTATTTCCAGCAGAACGATCTACGGCGGAACGTATGCTTTTCTTAAAAACTTCCTGCCTTCTTTTACTATTGAATCCACTTTTGTGGATATCAGCAACTTTGAATCTATTGAAAGCTCCATAAAGCCCAATACCAAGGTAATCTACTGTGAAAGCGTAAGCAACCCGCTCCTTGAAGTAGCCGATCTGAGAAGACTTTCAGAAATCTGTAAAAAATATGGTTTGAAACTGATTGTTGACAATACCTTTTCACCTCTTTCCATTTCTCCCACACTGCTGGGCGCTGATATTGTCATCCACAGTTTAACCAAATTCATCAATGGAAGCAGTGATACTGTAGGAGGCGTATATTGCGGAACTCAGGAATTCATTAATGATACTAAAAATGTCAATTCCGGAGCATGCATGCTTCTGGGCCCAACGATGGACAGTTTCAGATCTGCGAGTATCTTAAAAAACCTGAGAACACTTCATATCAGAATAAAGAAACACAGCGAAAACGCCATGTATCTTGCTGAAAGATTTGAAAAAGACGGCTTGAAAATATCCTATCCGGGTTTGCCGTCCCATAAGAATCATGAATTGATGAAAAGCATGCTTCACGAGGAATACGGATTTGGAGGATTACTAACCCTGGATGCCGGAACTACGGAAAAAGCAAATGAACTGATGGAACTGATGCAGGAAGAAAACCTGGGATATCTGGCAGTAAGCTTAGGATTCTATAAAACCCTGTTCTCCTGCTCAGGAAAATCCACCTCATCTGAAATCCCGGAAGAAGAACGTGCTTCAATCGGTATCTCCGATGGCCTGATCAGATTCTCAATCGGTCTGGATCATGATATAAAAAGAACTTACCACAAAATGAAAGAATGCATGCTGAAAGTAGGTATTCTTACCCATGAAAACATTTCTATACTCTAA
- a CDS encoding Lrp/AsnC family transcriptional regulator yields the protein MELDETDKKLLLFLQEDCKQTTKELSGKLGLSVTAVYERVKKMENTGVISKYVALLDKSKVHRNFIVLCHVKLTQHKKEFVMQFEKEVMNLEEVTECFHVSGDYDYILKIGVRDIEDYRSFMLTKLTTLQHIASTHSSFMISEVKNTTAIVL from the coding sequence ATGGAACTTGATGAAACTGATAAAAAACTGCTCCTGTTTTTACAGGAAGACTGCAAACAAACGACCAAAGAGCTGTCCGGCAAGCTTGGATTATCTGTTACAGCTGTTTATGAGCGTGTAAAAAAAATGGAAAATACAGGGGTGATTTCTAAATATGTAGCACTTTTAGACAAAAGCAAGGTTCATAGAAATTTTATTGTGCTGTGCCATGTGAAACTGACGCAGCATAAGAAAGAATTTGTCATGCAGTTTGAAAAGGAGGTGATGAATCTTGAGGAAGTAACAGAATGCTTCCATGTGAGCGGGGATTATGATTATATTCTTAAAATAGGAGTGAGAGATATAGAGGATTACCGCAGTTTTATGCTGACAAAGCTTACAACACTTCAGCACATTGCAAGTACCCATAGTTCGTTTATGATTTCCGAAGTGAAGAATACAACAGCAATTGTTTTATAA
- a CDS encoding bestrophin family protein yields the protein MITTKYVNYKQVLNLSGTHLILISIWCTLIAVLFYFFNWQWMTIPWVPVALIGTAEAFLVGFKNNQAYDRLWEARKIWGGIVNSSRSFASMVQAFDTKNEEIGVFELEDRKKRIIYRHIAWLYTFREQLLVPTEWEHISTENKFGNINLRRNRLIKAGFPDYGRAPIFLHKYLSEEEYDLKNDYKNFATYLISQQAKDINELKNIGAISDFNQMQLQTCLNEFYGFQGQAERIKKFPSPRQFASTAFVFNILFITLLPLGLVNEFAKLGDWGIWTSIPFCIIIGWIYIIMELVGDYSENPFAGLMFDVPMLSICRTIEIDLLQMTGETDLPDPIASKNGVIV from the coding sequence ATGATCACTACAAAATACGTTAATTATAAACAGGTTCTTAATCTCTCCGGGACCCACCTTATCTTAATTTCTATCTGGTGTACACTGATTGCAGTTCTGTTTTATTTTTTCAACTGGCAATGGATGACGATCCCATGGGTTCCTGTTGCACTGATTGGTACAGCAGAAGCTTTTTTAGTGGGTTTTAAAAATAACCAGGCGTATGACAGACTTTGGGAAGCCCGAAAGATCTGGGGCGGAATTGTGAACTCAAGCCGTTCATTTGCTTCAATGGTACAGGCCTTTGATACGAAAAATGAAGAAATAGGTGTTTTTGAACTGGAGGACCGAAAAAAAAGAATCATTTACCGCCATATTGCATGGCTATATACTTTCCGCGAACAGCTTTTAGTGCCTACGGAATGGGAACATATCAGCACTGAAAATAAATTCGGAAATATCAATCTGAGACGGAACAGACTGATCAAGGCGGGGTTTCCTGATTACGGAAGAGCGCCTATTTTTCTGCATAAATATCTTTCAGAAGAAGAATATGATCTTAAGAACGACTATAAAAACTTTGCCACTTACCTGATCTCCCAACAGGCCAAGGATATCAACGAACTGAAGAACATAGGTGCCATCTCAGACTTCAATCAAATGCAGCTGCAGACCTGTTTGAATGAATTTTACGGCTTTCAGGGACAAGCGGAAAGAATCAAGAAATTCCCATCGCCAAGGCAGTTTGCCAGTACGGCATTTGTCTTTAACATTCTGTTTATCACATTGCTTCCGCTGGGATTGGTGAATGAGTTTGCCAAACTGGGAGACTGGGGAATCTGGACATCTATTCCTTTCTGTATCATCATTGGATGGATATATATCATTATGGAACTTGTAGGAGATTATTCAGAAAATCCTTTTGCAGGGCTGATGTTTGATGTTCCGATGCTTTCCATCTGCAGAACTATAGAAATTGACCTGCTCCAAATGACCGGTGAAACAGATCTGCCTGACCCGATCGCTTCAAAAAATGGCGTTATCGTTTAG